CTCTTTGACAAATGATGTACCCTATCATTTCATCATCTTCACAATGGTAAATGATTTCAGTATTTGCTTGCATAAGTTGTGATTCAAACTGTGATTCAGTCCATGGGCTGCCATGTTCAAAAATAGTATCACTTACTTTTTTTAACTGCCTAGCCAAATTTTTATTATTCATAACTCACGTCCTAAAGTCTTAAAGACATTTCAATTGCATCTTCATTCGAAGAAATATAATAATTTTCTTTCACACCAATTTGTTTAAATCCAAATACTCGATATACTGAAATGGCTTGATGGTTAGATGCTCTTACTTCTAAACTCATGGTTAAACAATTCATTTTAACTGCTTCTTTTCTTAATTGATGAAGAATCTGCGTTCCAATACCTTGTAATTGGTAATTTTTCAATACAGCAATATTCGTAACATGAGCATCATCACACTCTATCCGAATACCACCAAATCCGACTAATTCATGATTTAATT
This genomic stretch from Vagococcus sp. CY52-2 harbors:
- the rimI gene encoding ribosomal protein S18-alanine N-acetyltransferase, with translation MIEADLEFQIAKITDIMAFHQLLKNVYDGESPWSTAILWMELSKKKYGRYIKAQLNHELVGFGGIRIECDDAHVTNIAVLKNYQLQGIGTQILHQLRKEAVKMNCLTMSLEVRASNHQAISVYRVFGFKQIGVKENYYISSNEDAIEMSLRL